The stretch of DNA GAGCTTCATACCATTATTGAGGATAAATAAAAAAGGACTCCATTTGGAATCCTTTTTCTTAACTATTATCTAGATAATAAAGAGATGACCCACGTGAATGAACCGTCCATTTCCTGTGCAACTCCTACGCCCATTTCTTTGCGACTTGCGTCATACAAATAAGGTTCATTGATTGCCTGAGACAATATTTGTTGTAATGCAGATTCCACTGAGCCATTTGCATAACGCTCACTATAATCTCCGTTTAGTTTCTCTCCATATTTATCTTCATAAAATTTATATATGTCCATGACTCTCTCATCAGATGGATATTTAGCCATCGCTCTAATTTTCAAACCAGCCATATCCTGTAAACGCTCATTTAAAACGATTGGTTCATACCCCTTTTTTATACGGGCATTGTTAATCAACTCAATCATTTCAGTTTCCATTGCATTCAATTGTTGTTCTGTCAGCCATGTCGTTTTCACCCGCTGCAGAGTGTCCGGGTCGTAATGAACATATTCCATATACATTGGGTTAAATTCTTTTTTTACTGTTCGTCCAAGGAATCCTGCAAACTCTTGTCGGGTAATTTTTGCATAGGGCTTAAAGTACAAATTTTCATAGCCAAATGATATTCCGCCATTGAATAACGCAT from Paenisporosarcina sp. FSL H8-0542 encodes:
- a CDS encoding S-layer homology domain-containing protein, which codes for MKKWKWKIALSALSLSLVLPLSAGAAGKFSDVGPRFEKEITYLAMRNVAKGYTNGTFGVNATVSRGEAVVMIVRELGIRWDGAKDPGFTDFKKGDGFYTEVAEAVEHGVIQGKVAKDGTRYFDPSGSLTRAEMAIILARAYDIPLDRRDIPFKDVSSTTTGKKEIDALFNGGISFGYENLYFKPYAKITRQEFAGFLGRTVKKEFNPMYMEYVHYDPDTLQRVKTTWLTEQQLNAMETEMIELINNARIKKGYEPIVLNERLQDMAGLKIRAMAKYPSDERVMDIYKFYEDKYGEKLNGDYSERYANGSVESALQQILSQAINEPYLYDASRKEMGVGVAQEMDGSFTWVISLLSR